One genomic region from Hoeflea algicola encodes:
- the glpK gene encoding glycerol kinase GlpK, with translation MSGYILAIDQGTTSSRAIVFDGEMRIAGVGQKEFTQYYPQSGWVEHDPEEIWKTVLLTVKQALKKAGIEASDISAIGITNQRETVVVWERESGKPIHNAIVWQDRRTASYCEKLKRQDLEKTFTRKTGLLLDPYFSGTKLSWMLANVKGTRARAARGELCFGTIDTFLIWRLTGGKSFATDATNASRTLMFNIATQEWDDELLKILRIPADMLPEVKDCAADFGVTDKKLFGAEIPILGVAGDQQAATIGQACFEPGMLKSTYGTGCFALLNTGEDMVRSKNRLLTTVAYRLDGKVTYALEGSIFIAGAAVQWLRDGIKVIKKAEHSGDLAAEADPTQDVYLVPAFTGLGAPHWDAEARGAIYGMTRNTGPAEFARAALEAVCYQTRDLLDAMHKDWKSSEADTVLRVDGGMVASDWTMQRLADILDAPVDRPKILETTALGAAWLAGQRAGVWPKQKAFAKAWARDTTFRPEMDDKTRNAKLKGWRDAVRRTLSAN, from the coding sequence ATGAGCGGTTACATTCTGGCGATCGATCAGGGCACCACGTCGAGCCGCGCCATCGTGTTTGATGGCGAGATGCGGATCGCTGGTGTCGGCCAGAAGGAATTTACCCAATACTACCCGCAATCGGGCTGGGTCGAGCACGATCCCGAGGAAATCTGGAAAACCGTGCTGCTGACGGTCAAGCAGGCCTTGAAAAAGGCAGGCATTGAGGCGTCGGACATTTCGGCAATCGGCATTACCAACCAACGCGAGACCGTGGTGGTGTGGGAACGCGAGAGCGGCAAGCCGATCCACAATGCGATTGTCTGGCAGGACCGACGCACCGCCTCCTATTGCGAAAAACTCAAGCGCCAGGACCTTGAAAAGACATTTACCCGCAAGACCGGATTGCTGCTCGATCCGTATTTTTCCGGTACCAAACTTTCGTGGATGCTGGCCAATGTCAAAGGCACGCGGGCCAGGGCGGCACGGGGCGAACTGTGTTTCGGCACGATCGACACCTTCCTGATCTGGCGACTGACGGGCGGCAAGTCGTTTGCCACCGACGCCACTAACGCCTCGCGCACGTTGATGTTCAACATTGCCACGCAGGAATGGGATGATGAACTGCTCAAGATCCTGCGGATTCCGGCCGACATGCTGCCGGAAGTGAAGGATTGCGCGGCTGACTTCGGCGTTACCGACAAGAAGCTGTTCGGGGCGGAAATCCCGATCCTTGGCGTGGCCGGCGACCAGCAGGCGGCGACCATCGGCCAGGCCTGCTTCGAGCCGGGCATGCTGAAATCAACTTATGGAACGGGATGTTTCGCACTGCTCAACACAGGCGAGGACATGGTGCGATCGAAAAACCGGCTGCTGACCACCGTCGCCTACCGGCTGGACGGCAAGGTCACCTATGCGCTGGAAGGCTCGATCTTCATCGCTGGCGCCGCTGTGCAATGGCTGCGCGACGGCATCAAGGTGATCAAGAAGGCCGAACACAGCGGTGATCTGGCGGCAGAAGCCGATCCGACGCAGGATGTCTATCTGGTGCCGGCGTTTACCGGGCTCGGCGCGCCGCATTGGGACGCCGAGGCGCGCGGTGCGATCTACGGCATGACCCGGAACACTGGGCCTGCGGAATTTGCACGCGCGGCGCTGGAGGCGGTCTGTTACCAGACACGTGACCTACTTGATGCCATGCACAAGGACTGGAAGAGCTCAGAAGCCGACACGGTGCTGCGCGTGGATGGCGGCATGGTGGCGTCAGACTGGACCATGCAGCGGCTGGCCGATATTCTCGATGCGCCGGTGGACCGGCCAAAAATACTTGAAACCACGGCGCTGGGCGCAGCCTGGCTTGCCGGCCAGCGCGCCGGTGTCTGGCCCAAGCAGAAGGCTTTTGCCAAGGCCTGGGCGCGCGACACCACCTTCAGGCCTGAGATGGACGACAAGACCCGCAATGCCAAGCTGAAGGGCTGGCGCGACGCGGTGCGGCGGACGCTGAGCGCGAACTGA
- a CDS encoding CoA-transferase subunit beta — translation MSVTDFTPDEMMTITAARALKNTDVCFVGIGAPSAACNIARLTHAPDVTLIYESGTIGTAPTVLPLSIGDGELCDTAVTTVSVPEMFRYWLQGGRVTVGFLGAAQIDRFGNINTTVIGDYDRPKTRLPGGGGAPEIASSCGEIFITLKQSKRAMVDKIDFFTSFGHGNGGDHRQRLGITTKGPTLMVTDLAVWKPDPETREFTVVSLHPGVTREMVQAECGWTVRFATKVIQTSRPTSTELSTLRDLKARTKAAHSGTKNGEAS, via the coding sequence ATGAGTGTAACCGACTTCACCCCTGACGAAATGATGACGATTACCGCTGCCCGGGCACTGAAAAACACCGATGTCTGCTTCGTCGGTATCGGCGCGCCATCCGCTGCCTGCAACATCGCCCGCCTCACCCACGCGCCAGATGTGACGCTGATTTATGAAAGCGGAACCATCGGCACCGCACCCACGGTGCTGCCGTTGTCGATCGGCGACGGCGAACTCTGCGACACTGCCGTCACAACCGTTTCGGTGCCCGAGATGTTCCGCTACTGGCTACAGGGTGGTCGGGTCACCGTCGGCTTTCTCGGCGCCGCCCAGATTGATCGTTTCGGCAATATCAACACCACCGTCATCGGCGACTACGACCGCCCCAAGACCCGGCTTCCCGGCGGCGGTGGCGCACCGGAAATAGCCTCATCCTGTGGCGAAATCTTCATTACCCTGAAGCAGTCAAAACGCGCCATGGTCGACAAAATCGACTTTTTCACCAGTTTCGGCCATGGCAACGGCGGAGATCATCGCCAGCGGCTCGGAATCACCACCAAGGGCCCGACGCTGATGGTCACCGACCTTGCAGTATGGAAACCGGATCCCGAAACCCGTGAATTTACCGTGGTGTCATTGCATCCCGGCGTAACCCGCGAGATGGTGCAGGCCGAATGCGGCTGGACTGTCCGCTTCGCCACGAAGGTCATACAAACATCCAGACCGACCAGCACCGAATTGTCGACGCTGCGCGATCTAAAGGCACGCACAAAAGCCGCTCATTCCGGCACCAAAAATGGAGAAGCCAGCTGA
- a CDS encoding VOC family protein: MQLGAFSVSLAVKDLVLSRAFYEKLGFEATGGEADQGWLILTNGDCVIGLFQGMFEKNILTFNPGWSTSAQPLDAFTDVRELQQQLKAKDVVFEAEADETTSGPASFMIVDPDGNPILIDQHR; the protein is encoded by the coding sequence ATGCAGCTTGGCGCATTTTCCGTCAGTCTTGCGGTGAAGGATCTGGTTTTATCCAGGGCGTTTTATGAGAAGCTCGGGTTCGAGGCTACAGGCGGCGAAGCCGATCAGGGCTGGCTGATCCTGACCAACGGCGATTGTGTCATCGGATTGTTCCAGGGCATGTTTGAGAAAAACATCCTGACCTTCAATCCCGGCTGGAGCACGAGTGCCCAGCCGCTTGATGCGTTCACCGATGTGCGCGAACTGCAGCAACAACTCAAAGCCAAGGATGTTGTCTTTGAAGCCGAGGCGGATGAAACCACCAGCGGGCCGGCCAGTTTCATGATTGTGGATCCGGACGGCAATCCGATCCTGATCGATCAGCACAGGTAA
- the pobA gene encoding 4-hydroxybenzoate 3-monooxygenase, whose translation MSTQVCIIGAGPSGLLLGQLLHDAGIDAIILERATLEHVLERVRAGVLEQGTVELLERAGVGERMHAEGLVHEGFAITREDEVHHIDLSSLTEGKTVMVYGQTEVTHDLVERRAQTGALSHYQVEAVDPQDFDTDHPHVTCRIGGENIRINCRFIAGCDGFHGASRRAVPESAIRTFEKIYPFGWLGILADVPPASDELIYASHSRGFALCSMRSHSRSRYYIQCNAGDSIEAWSDDQFWDELRRRLPAEMAEAVTTGPSFEKSIAPLRSFVAEPMRFGSLFLVGDAAHIVPPTGAKGLNLAASDVHYLFEGLRAHFLEREDTLLDAYSQRALARAWRAVRFSWWMTTMLHRFPDNAPFENRILETELAYTLESQAAKTALAENYVGLPY comes from the coding sequence ATCTCTACCCAAGTCTGCATCATCGGCGCCGGGCCTTCCGGGTTACTGCTCGGGCAATTGCTGCATGATGCCGGGATTGACGCCATCATCCTCGAACGCGCGACCCTTGAGCATGTGCTGGAGCGTGTGCGGGCCGGCGTGCTCGAACAGGGAACCGTGGAACTGCTGGAACGCGCAGGCGTCGGCGAACGCATGCATGCCGAGGGTCTGGTGCATGAAGGTTTCGCAATCACCCGCGAAGACGAGGTCCACCACATCGATCTTTCCAGCCTAACCGAAGGCAAGACGGTGATGGTCTATGGCCAGACCGAAGTGACCCACGATCTGGTCGAGCGCCGCGCACAAACCGGCGCACTCAGCCACTACCAGGTTGAAGCGGTCGATCCGCAAGATTTTGACACCGACCACCCGCATGTCACCTGCCGGATTGGCGGCGAGAATATCCGGATCAATTGCCGTTTCATTGCCGGCTGCGATGGTTTTCACGGCGCCAGCCGCCGAGCCGTGCCCGAAAGCGCGATCCGCACCTTCGAGAAGATATATCCGTTCGGCTGGCTCGGCATCCTTGCCGATGTACCGCCGGCCAGCGATGAGCTTATTTATGCCAGCCATTCGCGTGGTTTTGCGTTGTGCTCGATGCGTTCGCACAGCCGCAGCCGCTATTATATCCAGTGCAACGCCGGCGACAGCATCGAGGCTTGGTCGGACGACCAGTTCTGGGACGAGTTGCGCCGCCGCCTGCCCGCTGAAATGGCCGAAGCGGTCACCACCGGGCCGTCGTTTGAAAAATCGATCGCACCACTACGCTCGTTCGTGGCCGAGCCGATGCGGTTCGGTAGCCTGTTCCTGGTCGGCGACGCCGCCCATATCGTCCCGCCCACCGGCGCCAAGGGGCTCAATCTTGCCGCCTCCGACGTGCATTACCTGTTCGAAGGGCTGCGGGCGCATTTTCTCGAACGCGAAGATACCCTACTCGATGCCTATTCGCAGCGGGCGCTGGCGCGGGCATGGCGCGCGGTGCGCTTCTCCTGGTGGATGACCACAATGCTACACCGGTTTCCTGACAACGCACCATTTGAGAACCGGATTCTGGAAACTGAACTCGCCTATACGCTTGAATCACAGGCGGCCAAGACCGCCTTGGCCGAAAACTATGTCGGCCTGCCTTACTGA
- the pcaF gene encoding 3-oxoadipyl-CoA thiolase, which translates to MADAFICDYIRTPIGRFGGALAGVRTDDLGAIPIRALVDRNPNVDWDAVDEVYYGCANQAGEDNRNVARMATLLAGLPVSVPGTTLNRLCGSGMDAILAAARMIRSDEADLVIAGGVESMSRAPFVMPKAETAFSRKAEIHDTTIGWRFVNPLLKSQYGIDSMPETGENVAEDYTVSRADQDAFALRSQTRAGKAQASGRLAQEIVQVEIPRRKDDPIVVDIDEHPRPQTTAEQLAKLPTPFRAGGTVTAGNASGVNDGAAALIIASEKAARAHGLTPIARILGGATAGVEPRIMGIGPAPATRKLCARLGLKPTDFGVIELNEAFASQGIAVLRELGLEIDADHINPNGGAIALGHPLGMSGARIAGTAALELGIRKEKLALATMCIGVGQGIAIALERV; encoded by the coding sequence ATGGCCGACGCTTTCATCTGCGATTATATCCGCACCCCGATTGGCCGCTTTGGCGGCGCTCTCGCTGGTGTGCGCACCGACGATCTCGGCGCAATCCCGATCCGGGCGCTGGTTGACCGCAATCCCAACGTCGACTGGGACGCGGTTGACGAGGTCTATTATGGCTGTGCCAACCAGGCCGGCGAAGACAACCGCAATGTTGCACGCATGGCGACCCTGCTTGCCGGCTTGCCGGTCTCGGTTCCCGGCACCACGCTGAACCGGCTTTGCGGGTCGGGCATGGACGCCATTCTCGCCGCTGCACGGATGATCCGCTCCGACGAGGCCGATCTGGTGATCGCTGGCGGTGTTGAAAGCATGTCGCGGGCGCCGTTCGTCATGCCCAAGGCCGAGACCGCGTTTTCGCGCAAGGCGGAAATCCACGACACCACCATCGGCTGGCGTTTCGTCAACCCGTTGCTCAAATCCCAGTACGGCATCGATTCCATGCCCGAGACCGGGGAAAACGTGGCCGAGGATTATACTGTGAGCCGCGCCGATCAGGACGCGTTTGCGCTGCGCAGCCAGACCAGAGCCGGCAAGGCCCAGGCGTCGGGCCGGCTTGCGCAGGAAATCGTGCAGGTGGAAATTCCGCGCCGCAAGGACGATCCGATCGTTGTCGATATCGACGAACACCCCCGCCCCCAGACAACGGCCGAGCAACTGGCCAAGCTGCCAACCCCGTTCCGCGCTGGTGGCACTGTAACCGCCGGCAATGCTTCGGGTGTCAATGATGGTGCGGCGGCTCTGATCATCGCTAGCGAAAAGGCCGCCCGCGCCCACGGGCTGACGCCTATTGCTCGCATTCTTGGCGGCGCCACCGCCGGCGTCGAGCCGAGGATCATGGGCATCGGCCCGGCGCCCGCCACTCGCAAACTCTGCGCCCGTCTCGGCCTCAAGCCCACCGATTTCGGCGTGATCGAGCTCAACGAAGCTTTTGCAAGCCAGGGCATTGCGGTGCTGCGCGAACTTGGTCTCGAGATTGACGCCGACCACATCAACCCCAACGGCGGCGCCATCGCGCTGGGCCATCCGCTCGGCATGTCCGGCGCCCGCATTGCCGGCACGGCGGCGCTGGAACTTGGCATTCGCAAGGAAAAACTGGCGCTGGCAACCATGTGCATCGGCGTGGGCCAGGGCATCGCCATCGCGCTGGAACGGGTCTGA
- a CDS encoding L,D-transpeptidase has protein sequence MLTRSKTRFAAVLLSLGVLSAPQAFAAGEPMVLVTTDGQLMQDIPEAGTVRIVIDNQGRRLVIDRWNEVIGFEIPTWQYQQTEPRGERRRHQRRQFDRFPEQPLPPRDDYATTEPQASIERRDLNPTTSSVREQRDEEFRAPDVSAEPAPITTPKAAATPKLTKAQVAALQVYLDRNGVSPGVIDGRMGSNVQKALNSWYEISGERIDPAKTDEIVTRLANSGGLAFTTYTISAEDAAGPFIASVPSDYAEKAKLERLAFTSTLEMLAERFHMDEDFLTELNPGVDFTRPGVQIKVVATGEKNTATITRIVADKGNKQVRGYDAQGKLVAAYPATIGSTATPSPTGTYNVERVVRNPGYTYNPKINFKQGDNDKVLEVPPGPNGPVGSVWIALSKPTYGIHGTPEPSKIGKTSSNGCVRLTNWDAEELTGMVAPGVIVSFIE, from the coding sequence ATGCTTACCCGTTCGAAAACCCGCTTCGCCGCTGTCCTGTTGTCCCTCGGCGTACTTTCTGCCCCGCAGGCCTTCGCCGCAGGTGAACCGATGGTGCTGGTGACAACCGACGGGCAATTGATGCAAGACATTCCCGAAGCCGGGACGGTCCGCATCGTCATCGATAATCAGGGACGCCGTCTAGTCATCGACCGCTGGAACGAAGTGATCGGTTTCGAAATCCCGACCTGGCAGTACCAGCAGACCGAGCCGCGCGGCGAGCGCCGCCGGCATCAGCGACGCCAGTTTGACCGCTTCCCCGAGCAACCGCTGCCGCCCCGTGACGATTATGCCACGACCGAACCGCAAGCCAGCATCGAACGGCGCGACCTAAACCCGACGACCTCCTCGGTGCGGGAACAGCGCGATGAAGAATTCAGGGCTCCCGATGTCAGCGCCGAACCGGCGCCGATTACCACGCCGAAGGCCGCAGCAACACCGAAGCTGACCAAGGCGCAGGTCGCAGCCCTTCAGGTCTATCTTGACCGCAACGGCGTTTCACCGGGCGTGATCGACGGCCGCATGGGCTCCAATGTCCAGAAGGCGCTCAATTCCTGGTATGAAATCTCAGGTGAGCGGATTGACCCTGCCAAGACCGACGAAATCGTCACCCGGCTGGCAAACAGCGGCGGGCTGGCCTTCACCACCTACACCATTTCCGCCGAGGATGCCGCCGGTCCCTTCATCGCCTCGGTACCGAGCGATTATGCCGAAAAAGCCAAGCTCGAGCGTCTCGCTTTCACCTCGACGCTGGAGATGCTTGCCGAGCGCTTCCACATGGACGAGGACTTTCTCACAGAACTCAATCCCGGCGTCGATTTCACCCGCCCCGGTGTCCAGATCAAGGTGGTGGCCACCGGTGAAAAGAACACCGCCACCATCACCCGCATCGTTGCTGACAAGGGCAACAAGCAGGTGCGCGGTTATGATGCCCAGGGCAAGCTGGTTGCCGCCTACCCGGCCACCATCGGCTCGACCGCAACGCCGTCTCCAACCGGTACCTATAACGTCGAGCGGGTGGTTCGAAACCCCGGCTACACCTACAACCCGAAGATCAATTTCAAGCAGGGCGATAATGACAAGGTGCTGGAAGTTCCGCCCGGCCCGAATGGCCCGGTCGGCTCGGTCTGGATCGCCCTGTCCAAGCCCACCTACGGTATTCACGGCACCCCGGAACCCTCCAAGATCGGCAAGACCAGTTCCAACGGCTGTGTCCGGCTAACCAATTGGGACGCCGAAGAACTGACCGGCATGGTCGCCCCTGGCGTGATCGTCAGCTTCATCGAATAG
- a CDS encoding lyase family protein has translation MSDLAVLEARDGANTLRAITRMQPALDFQAGDRLAGWRRPLEQLRDRLPDLRHQTEILQFGGAVGNLQALGADAETVASTVARKLGLRWPGYGWHSARGPLVHYAGWLCELSGALGKIGQDIALMALRGESDIHLSGGGASSAMPHKHNPIAAERLVALARFAATQISAMHQAQIHEMERSGAAWMLEWMVLPQICEATGAGLVAASGLLQSIQRLGTPS, from the coding sequence TTGAGTGACCTCGCTGTGCTTGAGGCCCGCGACGGCGCCAACACGCTCAGGGCTATCACCCGCATGCAGCCAGCACTTGATTTTCAAGCCGGCGACCGTCTTGCTGGGTGGCGGCGCCCCCTCGAACAGTTGCGCGACCGCCTGCCGGATCTGCGCCACCAGACCGAAATTCTCCAGTTTGGCGGGGCCGTCGGCAATCTGCAGGCGCTTGGCGCCGACGCGGAAACCGTTGCCAGTACCGTGGCGCGCAAACTCGGGCTGCGCTGGCCCGGATATGGCTGGCATTCAGCGCGCGGTCCCCTTGTTCATTATGCCGGCTGGCTCTGCGAATTGTCCGGCGCGCTTGGCAAAATCGGCCAGGATATCGCGCTGATGGCGTTGCGCGGCGAGAGCGACATACATCTTTCGGGCGGCGGCGCATCCTCGGCGATGCCGCACAAGCACAATCCAATTGCGGCCGAACGGCTGGTGGCTCTGGCCCGCTTCGCCGCCACCCAGATCTCAGCCATGCATCAGGCACAAATCCACGAGATGGAACGCTCCGGCGCCGCCTGGATGCTCGAATGGATGGTGCTGCCGCAAATCTGCGAAGCCACCGGTGCTGGACTTGTTGCCGCCTCCGGCCTGCTTCAGTCTATTCAACGTCTGGGCACACCGTCATGA